From Lolium perenne isolate Kyuss_39 chromosome 5, Kyuss_2.0, whole genome shotgun sequence, a single genomic window includes:
- the LOC127304917 gene encoding 18 kDa seed maturation protein-like: MMQGGESAGGAAKEAAANLGASAWAGKEKTVAVVQEQVEKVKAHDDPAGQAAAEARKDERFEEVEAAKLDAIHHNAAVAKDGRAAAIIADDTEAQAAAAAAETEARAVDAEG, from the coding sequence ATGATGCAGGGCGGGGAGAGCGCCGGTGGTGCGGCGAAGGAGGCGGCGGCAAACCTGGGCGCGTCGGCGTGGGCGGGCAAGGAGAAGACCGTGGCCGTGGTGCAGGAGCAGGTGGAGAAGGTGAAGGCGCACGACGACCCGGCTGGCCAGGCGGCCGCGGAGGCCAGGAAGGATGAGCGGTTCGAGGAGGTGGAGGCCGCCAAGCTGGACGCCATCCACCACAACGCCGCCGTCGCCAAGGACGGCCGCGCGGCCGCCATCATCGCTGACGACACCGAGGCCCAAgctgccgccgccgcagccgagaCGGAGGCCCGCGCCGTGGACGCGGAGGGCTAG